CGTCGCGATGCTTGTTTCGGCCGGGCCGGAGCCCGAGTACATAATCACTCCAGACTTCACCGGCGGCAAGCTTTCTGAAGCCATGGAAAAGCTGGGCCGGGCGGGGCTCAAGGTTGGGAAAGTTCTGCATGAAACTGGAGGGGGCAGGGAACCGGGGACGGTGACAAAGCAGGAGCCCAGGGCGGGGGCGCGTTCGGAGGCCGGGTCTTTTGTCACGCTAACAGTCTCGGAAGGCCCGGGAAGCGGAGGCGGAAAGCCGGAGTCGTACAACATCCTGTATTACACCATTCCAAAGGGGCGCGGCCAGTCCAAGGTTACGATAACCCGTGACAACGCTTCCGGATCCAAAGAGGTCTACAATGGCGTCCACAAACCGGGAGACACGATTTCACTGCTTGTGGAGATTCAGGGAAAGACTTCTGTGCGGATATATCTGGACGCAAGCCTGGCCGAAGTGAGGAGCTTTGAATGAAAGAGGAAAACAGCGCGCCTGGAATCCTGTACCTTGTGGCCACGCCCATCGGCAACCTTTCGGACATGACGCCAAGGGGGGTGGACACATTGAAGCTTGCCGATGTTGTCGCCGCCGAGGACACGCGCCATTCCAGGATACTTTTTGAGCGGTTCGGCGTGAGCCCCAAAAAGCTTGTCTCATACCATGCCCACAATGTGGAAAGACGGACCCCGGAGCTTGAACGGGCGCTGCAAGACGGCCTGTCGGTGGCGCTCATTTCCGACGCGGGAACTCCGGGGATAAGCGATCCCGGCTATGCGCTGGTGTCCGCCGCCGTACGCATCGGGGCCAGGATATGCCCCATACCGGGAGCCTCGTCGCCGGTGATGGCGGTGGCCGCGTCGGGTTTTCCGTCACACCGTTTTGTTTACGAGGGATTCCTTCCAAGGAAAAAGGGGCGCAAGACCATCATCGAGTCCTGGAAAGACGAGAAGAGGACGGTGGTGTTCCTCGAATCGCCCCACCGGATAGTAAAGACGCTGCGTGATATCGCCGGATATATTGGCGAGAGGATGGTGTGCGTGGCCCGGGAGATGACCAAAGTGCACGAGGAGTTTATCAGGGGGCGCGTTTCACAAGTGGCGGACAGGATCGAAAAAAGCGGCGCGGCGAGGGGGGAGATAACGGTGGCGCTGGCGCCGGAGCGGGCCGGCGGCCGATGGGAAGAGCAAGGGCTTGAGGAAGAAGGGGACTGACCAGCCCCGTCACTTCTTCTTTTTCTTCTTCTTCGTTTTCATGTAAAGGGCCGCCGCCTCGCTTTCAGGGGAGGTGGGGGCGTTTTGCCTGGCCAACTCCTTGAGATTGGCCTGCACTTTCGCGGATTCAATCTTGGCGTAAATTTTCTTTTTGGCTATGCGCCTCGCGGCGAATATGGCCGTCCACAGCAGGATGGACAGCGCCATGGTGGCCAGGAACGTGTCCACCCCGTTGATAAACGCCTTGTTTGTGAGCGCGGGGACGTTTCCCCCGGCGCTCATCACGAAACGTTCGCCCGGATTGACCGGCGTTGAAGACGACACGTTGACCATGTAAACGCCCGCCGCGGCCGCGTCAAAATAGCCGTGGCTTACTCCCTCCATGCCACCCATGAAATACTTGAGAAGCTTGTTCGGATACACTATGACCGAATTGCCCGCCGGGTCTTTCACGGAAAAAGAGAATCCCGCCGGGAAACCTGGCTTTGCGATTATTGATTCGCCCTTAATGATGCTTTTGTGTTCGTGGTAAACGTAATAGCGGCCAGGCTCGTCGATCTTCATCGTCAGCGAGCCCGGGACGAACTCCCGCCTCGTAGTGTCCTGCACGTTCCAGAATCCCCGCACCACGATCACCGCGGCGACCAGGGCGCCCATGAACATCACCAGAATGATGATCAGATAAACTTCTTTTTTGGGGGTCACATCCTGTTCGGTCATTTGTTCCGTCCCGCGCGAAGGTTTAACGCCGTGGCCGCCAGCATCACGAGGAATACCGCCGCTGAAAGCGACGCGCCGGTGTACGCTATCTCCCAGTCGCTCGCGTTCTGGTCCGCGTCACCGGTTATAAAGGCGGGAATGCTGCTCGCCACCATCCCCGCGAAAGCCGACGCGATGTTCACGATTGATACCGGGTAATGCCCGCGGATGATTATTAACGCCACCCCGAATGTGAGGAACATCGGGTTGAATGTCAGCAGCAGTATCACGAACAGGTAGGACGCTCCGGGCATGAACAGATAGAACACCGCCGTGAAGAAAGCCGTGGCCAGGGCTGTGGCGCTTACGACCATGTAGTACGTCTGCCACGGATTGCGGGCCGTCTGTTCCATGTCTGAAACCGCTCCATCAATAAAAAAGAAAATGATTATACATCATGCCCCCCGTAAAAGTGGAAGCGGCGGCGAAAAGACGTCTATAATGTGAGCCTTACTTTAAACGAAGGCGGTGCTATCAAGATGGGAAAATGCAGGGTGATCACGGCATGCCTGGTGGCTGCCTTTTTGGCGGGATGCTCCGGCGGCGCTTCGCAGGGGAGTTTTACCGGCGACACGGGGCGCAAAATAACCTCCGCCGGAGAGGCGATGTACCGCGGTGGGAGCGAACGCAACGGCGTGTACAACCACACGGGCCTTGCAAAGCTCAACGGCCTAAAATGGAAGTTCACCGCAGGCTCTCTGTTAAACAAGTATACCGGCTCCCTATGGATATACTCCAGCGTGGCGGTGGCGGACGGGATTGCCTATTTTGGGGCTGGCGACGGCAGGATGTACGCCGTGGACGCCCAATCCGGAGAGCTTAAATGGAGCTTTAAGAGTTCGAGGATGTATGGAGGGTGGTTTGTCTCCTCCCCGGCGGTGGCGGACGGGGTGGTCTATATAGGCTGCGGCGATGGCTTTTTGTATGCGCTGGACGCAAAATCAGGCGCCGGGCTATGGAAGTTTGACGCCGAGGCGGAGGTGGCCTCTTCACCTGCGGTGGTGGACGGGGTCGTGTATTTCGGCGATTACAAGGGGACTATGTACGCGGCGGACGCGCGGACAGGGAAAATAAACTGGCGGTTCGACGCAAACGGGACGGTCACATCGTCTCCAGCCGTCTCCGGCGGGGTGGTGTTCTTCGGCGGCAGATCAAGCCATGTTTACGCTCTCGACGCAAAGTCCGGCAAGGAGATATGGCGCTTCAAGGCCGGAAAGGACGTGGACAGCTCCCCGGCTGTGGCGGGGGGGATGGTGTATTTCGGAGCCGCCGACAAGCATATATACGGCGTGGACGCGGCCACCGGCAAGGAAGTTTGGAAATTCAATGCCGGGCATAACGTCTATTCTTCCCCGGCGGTGTTCAATGGCTTTGTGATAGCCGGCAGCTGGGACGGATACCTTTACGCCCTGGACGCGGCCACAGGCGCCGAAAAGTGGAAGGTGAAAACGAAGTACAGGGTCGATTCAGCCCCTACCATAGCCGGAGGTGTGGTATATTTCGGCAGCGGGGACAAGCACATATATGCGCTGGAGCTGGCCACCGGCAAGGAACTTTGGCGGTACCAGACTGGAAAGGAAGTGCGCACCTCCCCGGCGATTCTCGACGGGATGATTATCACCGGAAGCGAGGACGGCTCCGTTTACGCGCTGAATTGAAATGAAGCAGGCGGCCTCCGGTCATCCCTTTGCGGATTCGAGCAGCCGGGCCGCCTCCTCGTTTCCTTTGGACACGGCGATGTCGTGCGGGGTTTTCCCGGCGATGTTCTTGGCCCGCAGGTTCGCCCCGTTGGCCAAAAGCATCCGGATCATGTCCGCGTCCCCTCCTTCCGCGGCGGCGTGAAGGGGGGTAATGCCTAATTCGTCCTGGGCGTTGACGTTGGCCCCTTTGTTAAGCAGATCCACCGCCACCCGCTCCTCGCTGTTCAAGGCAGCTCCCATTAAAGGGGTCCATCCCTCGTCATCCGGCGCGTCCACTGCCGCCCCCTTGTCCAGCAAGAGCCGCACGATGTCGTCCATGCCGAACTCGGCGGCCATCAGCAGCGCCGTTTCGCCATAGATGTTCTTCGCGCCGGGATTTGCCCCCATCGCTATAAGTTCGCGCGCCATGTCCGGCTGGTCGGAGGTGACGGCCCGCATCAGTGGCGTCTCGCCATACAGGTTGGTGATGTCCGGCGTTGCGCCGTGCATCATAAGGTACCGCGCCATCTCAAGCTTACCGTGTTCCACGGCGGCCAGCAGCGGGGAGGAACCGTTCTGCAGTTTCGCGTTGATGCCGGTGCCTTTGTCCATCATCTCCCGGGCGGTGGACATATCCCCATCGGCGGCCGCGCCCAGAAGTTTGCGGATTTTGGCGCCAGGGCCCAATGACCGGAAAAGCCACGCAGCCCCGGACACGAGGATGGCCGCCGCAATCAGAATTTCGTCCATAATGGCAGAAACGGGTTGAAAGGTAATCCAAACAGGAAGCCGGTCAACCGGCGATTCCGCGCGGCTCCGGTGTCTCGTCCAAAAGCATCAGTTGCGCCTCTATCGCCGGTGTTGTGACGGGATATTCTCCGTTGAAACACGCCTTGCAAAAGTCCTCACCCCGCCCCTTCAGGGCGTTGAGCATACCTTCCATGGAAAGATAGGCCAGCGAGTCGGCCGCCAGGAATTTTCTTATGTCCTCCACCCCGTAGGTGGCGGCGATCAAGTCTGAACGGGCCGGGGTGTCTATCCCGTAAAAGCACGAATGGGTGGTGGGCGGGGAGGATATGCGCATATGCACCTCCCTGGCCCCGGCTTCGCGCACCATGCGGACAAGCTTTCGGGAGGTGGTGCCGCGGACTATTGAATCGTCCACCAGAATCACCCGCTTCCCCTCTATAAGCTCCCGCACCGGATTGAGCTTTATTTTCACCCCGAAATGGCGGATCGACTGCGCCGGCTCTATGAACGTGCGCCCGACGTAATGGTTGCGGATAATCCCTTTTTCAAAAGGTATTCCGGACTGTTTGGCGAATCCCAGCGCCGCCCCTATCCCGGAGTCCGGCACCGGGATCACGTAATCAGCGTCAACCGGCGATTCAACGGCCAGCGCCCGGCCGAACCTTTTGCGCACGGCGTAAACGTTGGCGCCGAACACGTCGGAGTCCGGCCTGGCGAAATATATGTATTCGAATATGCAGTGCCGCCTTGGCTGGCGCTGGAAGGGGAAATGGCTGAAGACCCCTTCCTCGTTGACCAATATCACCTCGCCCGGTTCAACCTCGCGGATGAACTTCGCGTCTATCAGGTCGAAGGCGCAGGTCTCCGAGGCGAAAACATACGATTGGCCGAGCCTGCCCATAACAAGGGGGCGGAAACCGTGCGGGTCCCGCGCCGCGATTATCTCCCCCGCGCTCATGATCGCCAGCGAATACGCCCCTTTCACGTGCGAAAGGGCGTCCACCACCTGGTCTAGCAGGCGCTGTTTCCTGCTCATGGCGATAAGGTGGATTATCACCTCAGAGTCCATGGTGGAGCGGAATATGGAGCCGTTTCTTTCCAGCTCCTCCCTTATGGACTTGGCGTTTATCAGGTTGCCGTTGTGCGCCAGGGCCAGCGGGCCGCTGTGGTATGAAATGTAAATCGGCTGGGCGTTCTTAATTTCCGACTCCCCCTGGGTGGAATACCTGTTGTGGCCGATGGCCATTGTACCCTTGAGGTTGTCTATCATGGATGAGTCGAAAATTTCGGAGACGAGCCCCATGCCGATCTCGGCGTAATGGCGGATCCCGTCCGATGACACTATGCCGGCAGACTCCTGTCCCCGGTGCTGGAGCGAGTACAAGCCCAGATAGGCAAGGTTGGCCGCTTCCGGGTGGCCATACACGGCCATCACGGCGCATTCTTCCTTGAACTTGTCCAATGCCATTTTTTAAGTCAAACGCCTTGCAAGAATGTCTTTATAGGATAGACCAGAAAGAGGACGTTTTGCGTATTTTCTTGCGGACGCCAGATTAAAAGCCCGCTGCAGCTTCTTCCGCCCGCTTTTTCCATTCCGGATGTTAACATAATCATAAAAACAGCCCGGTGAATTGCGATTCATGGAAAAATCAGCCGTAGCCGCAATGCTCAGCGAGATCGCCGTGATTCTGGACATTCTCGGCGAAAACCCTTTCAAGGTCAAAGCACACCAGAGCGCCGCCCGGGCCATCGAGACCCTGCCCGGCGATCTGGACGAAATCATGGCAGGGGATCATCTGACCGACATCAAGGGGATCGGATCGCACATCGCCGAAAAGATAAAGACCTTCGCCGCCGCAGGAGCGCTGCCGGAGCTTGAAGCGCTTCGTAAAAAAGTCCCCGCCGGGCTGTTTGATATCCTTAAAATCCCGGGACTGGGGCCGAAAAAAGCCAAGGCGCTGTGGGACAAGCTTGGAGTGACCACAATCCGCGAGCTGGAATACGCCTGCAACGAAAACAGGCTTGTGGAACTTTCCGGGTTCGGCGCCAAGAGCCAGGAAAATATCATCAAGGGGATCAAGAACGTCACAAAATTCGCCGGGAGGCGTCTGGCGCCGGAAGCCTTCGCCGCCGCTGGACCTGTTATCGAATGGGTGCTCAAAGGCCCGGCGGTCAAAAGAGCCCAACTTGCCGGCAGCGTCCGCAGGGGGTTGGAGACGGTGAAGGACATTGATATCGTGGCGTCGTCGCAAAATCCCGAGAAAGTTATGGATAGGTTCGTGAAAGCCCCCGGCGTTGCCGAAATCATCGGGCAGGGCCCCACAAAATCGTCCATCCGGCTTGAATCCGGCTTCCAGGTGGACCTGCGCGTGGTGGACGACGCTCAATACCCTTTCGCTCTGCATCACTTCACCGGCAGCCGGGAACACAACACCCTGATGCGGTCACGCGCCAAGGCCATGGGGCTGAAGATGAACGAATACGGCGTGTTCCGGGGTGAAAAGCTGATCGCGTGCGGCGATGAGGAGGAGATATTCGCGGCGCTAAAGCTTGCCTATATCCCGCCGGAGCTTCGGGAAGGGATTGACGAGATTGATGAATCGGAAAAAGGGCGCATCCCAAAACTCGTCGAACCCGGCGATATAACCGGAATATTCCACGCCCACACGGTGGCCAGCGACGGGGTGGACACGCTGGAGAACATGGCGGCCGCATGCAAAAAGATGGGGAGCAAATATCTGGGGATATCAGAACATTCCCGCACGGCAGCCTACGCAGGGGGGCTTTCGATTGACGAACTGGAAAAGCAGGGGGACGAAATAGACGAGGTGAACGCAAAACTTTCCGGATTCCGGGTGTTCAAGGGGGTGGAGTCGGACATTCTCAACGACGGGTCGTTGGACTATCCGGACAAGGTTTTGGCGAAGCTCGATTTTGTCATCGCATCGGTCCATTCCGGATTCAACATGGACGAAAAAAAGATGACGGAGCGGATAGTCCGGGCCATCGAAAATCCGTTCACCACCATGCTCGGCCACCCCACCGGAAGGCTTTTGCTGGCAAGGGACGGATATCCTGTGAACATGGGAAAAGTTATCGAAGCCTGCGCGAAACATGATGTGATAATCGAACTTAACGCCAATCCCCACAGGCTGGACATAGACTGGCGCGTGATGAAGCTTGCGAAGGACGCAGGGGTGAAGATATCCGTCAATCCAGACGCCCACAGGGTAAGCGGCCTTGCGGACGTGGCATGGGGGGTGGCCGCCGCCCGGAAAGGCTGGCTTGAAAAAGGAGACGTGTTCAACACAATGGCCCCGGACAAGATTGAGAAAGAACTTGAGCGGAGAAAAAAATGAAGATTAAGGATTTGGCGGTCAAAGTTGACGCCGTTTTAAAGAAGAGGTATCCAGACGCGAAAACGAGCCTCGATTTTTCCACTCCGCTGGAATTGCTGGTGGCCACCATATTGTCGGCCCAGTGCACGGACGAACGGGTGAACATGGTCACCAAAACGCTTTTTAAAAAATACCGGACGGCGAAGGACTACGCCGCCGCCCCCATTGAAAAACTGGAGGAGGACATACGGTCCACCGGGTTTTACAAGAACAAGGCAAAATCATTGAAAGCGTGTAGCGGGGACATAGTGGAAAAACATGGCGGAAAAGTCCCCTCCACGATGGAGGAGTTGACCAGCCTTCACGGCGTGGGGCGCAAGACCGCCAATGTGGTGCTAGGCGCGGCGTTCGGTGTGCCGGGGGTGGTGGTGGACACGCACGTGGGGCGCGTCTCCCAACGGCTCGGAATCGCAAAAGAGAAGACGCCGGAGAAGATAGAGATCGAGCTTATGGACTCCGTGCCGAAAAAGGACTGGACCGGATTTTCGCTGCGGATGATCCATTTCGGGCGCGAATTCTGCCAGGCGAAAAAACCGCGATGCGGGGAATGCCCAATTTATGATTTATGCGGATGGGAAGGGAAGAAATAAAAAAGGCCGCGTAATACGGCCAGCCTCCAAGGGGAGCTTTAATCTTACGCCACAGCCTTGAATCCGTCGCTCCCGCTGTAAACGTTGGCGATATTCGCCTGGCTTGCCGGGGTCAACGTGGGGGTGGCGAAGGACTTGGTCTCAGGCTTTGCCCCCTGCGGCTTTGCCGCTTGCGTCTTCGTGGTCTGGGTTTTTGCGGCGGCCGCCCCAAGTTTGGTCTCTTTTTTTGCCGGAGCGGCGGCGCTGATCCCTTTGCCGTCGTCTTTCTTGGGAGCGGGAGTGGCCGCGGCGTTTATCTGTTTGCGGCTGGGCTGGGCGGTGAGCGCGAGTTTTTGGATTATGTCAGTCCTAGCCCCTTCCGGGCCAAGAACCTTGGCTTCCTTGACCTTCGCTTGAAGCGCAAACTCCTCACGCGCCTGAACTAAAGGTGAATTGACCATCCTTCCAACCGCCATTTTGTTTTCTCCTTATTGGAGCAAACCCTGCTTATTCCATGTAGCTTGCAAAGCCGCATGGCGCGCTGGAAAGTTTCCTCACGGCTCTTTCTATCTGATTAAATTTAAACGCTATTTGGATGAAATGTCAATGCCTGCGCAATGTTTTGAAATAAAAGGGGATATTTTGCCATCAGGCCTTAGTTAAACCCTGGATTATATAAAAATCAGGCTGTGATATATTAGAAGCCATGCCGATGAAAAAAGCGATCCTCATCGAAAATATCCCATTTAACATAGACCCGTTGCGCGTTTTGCGTGAAATGAAGATCCCGCATATCAAGTCGCTGGACGAAATCACTGAAAGGCCGCTCGCCGCCGCCATCAAAAGGGGGATAGACAAAGCCTACTCTCTTATCGAGGGCAAAGGAGTGTTCAAAACATACGCCCTGAACGGTGTGCATGGCGAAGAGGTGGAATGTGAGGGCTTCAGCGGTGTTTTCAGGGGGAAACATATGATCAAGCTGCTGGCCGAATGCGATCACGCGACGCTGCTGGCCTGCACCATCGGGCCAAAGCTGGAAAGCGAGGTCGAGCGCCTGCAAAACAGCGGAGAACTTACGGAAGCGTTCACCCTGGAAATGATAGGCGGATGGATGGCCGACTACATGGCCGAAAGGGTGGACGAGCGTATAGCGAGGGAAATAAAAAAAGCCGGGTATGTTGAAACTATGCGGTTCTCCCCCGGCTATGGAGACTGGGGGCTGGAGAACCAGCCGCAGGTGTTGAAAATGGCCGAAGCGGAACGGATCGGCGTCAAGCTCACGGAAACGAACATAATGATCCCCCGCAAATCAGTCTCCGCCGTCATCGGCTGGAAACGGGCCGGCTGACACGGCCCGCCGGGCTGTCCGTTTCACGCAGGTTACGACCCGCTCCCCATCATCGCTTGCATCTCGGCTATCTTTTTCTTGAGGTCTTCCACCTCCGCCTTGGTGGCAAGCCCAGCCTTGTCCAGCGATTTTTTCACCGCCGTGTCAATGAACTCGGTCAGTTTTTTGCGATGGTCCTCGCCCGCCGTTTCCATCTCCTTAAAAAGCCGCTCACCCTCTTCCTTGCTGGCCTTGCCCGCTTCCGCAAGGTTGTCCGTGAGCTTTTTAAGGTTTTCCTTGGACAGCCACAAGGCGCCCACTCCGATTTTCGCCGCATCTTTCAGGATTTCAAACATAAGCCCTCCTTTTAGCCGGATTTATTAACGACCGTCACTCAAGCCTTCCTGACACCATTATCGCCCATAAAATGCGTAATCCCATAAAAAGCGACACCGCATATCCCAACATCCCAAGCGCCGAAAGGCCTAATATCTTCGGCGGCACCCCGGCGCTTAAAACCATCGAGGAACCCACGAAAAGGGCCGCCGTCAGTATGCCGAACACAAGCCTGTTTGCCGAATGCTCCAGCCCCCGGTGCTCCATGTGTATCTCAAGCGTCTCCTTGCGGAACCGCTCAAGTATGTCCACCATGGCCGGCGGCACGTATTCCAGGAAGTCCCGCATCGACTCCGCCATCCTGCGCGCCTTGTTTAATTTCCGCAGAGGTGAGGAGATAGCCGCCCCGAAGCTCCTTTCGTAGGGCTTGATTAGCGACACCAGGCTGAACTTCGGTTCCAGCGCCCTGTTCGTCCCCTCCAGCGTCACCAGTGTTTTCATGAGCATCACCGCTTCCGCCGGAAGGATGATGTGCCGCCTGTGGATGATGGAAATGGCCTCGTTGAGCGCGTCTGAAAGCCGCAGGCTGGCGACAGGGATTGCCCCATAGTAGGATATGAAATCGGCAAGTTCCGTTCCAAGGGCGCTCTGGTCGAAATCCGGAGGGAGCGATCCGATCTTCACAATTATCCTGACAAGCCTGTCAGAGTCGCCTGAAATCACCGCCGGAACAAGTTCCTCGATGTACTCACGTATCCGCGCTGAAAGCCTTCCGGCCATTCCAAAGTCCAGCAGCGCCACTTTGCCGTCCTCGGTGACAAGGATGTTGCCGGGGTGCGGATCGGCGTGGTAGAACCCTGTCCCGAAGATCATCGCCAGGTATATCCTCGCCACCTTCTCGGCGATCCGCTGCAGGTCAACCCCTTTTTTCAAAAGCTCGTCCGGCCTGCTTAAGAACGTTCCGTCCAGCCATTCCATCACCAGCGTTTTGGAAGAGGTCAGGTCATCGTAAACCTTCGGTATCTTGACAGAAGGGTCGCCGGAAAGGTCATCGGCCAGATTGGCTATGTTGCGCGCCTCTCTCTGGAAATCCATCTCGCGGGTGAGGGTCCTTGCAAACTGGGCCACGGTTTCCTTTGGCCGGAAATGGCGCGATTCCTCCACGTAGGACTCCAGGAACGACGCGATGTCCAGCAATATCTCCATATCCGTGGCTATCATTTTTTCAATGCCCGGATGGCGCACTTTCACGGCCACTTTCTCGCCCGTCTTAAGCCATGCCACATGGACCTGCCCGATGGACCCGGATGCCACGGCCTTGGGCTCGAACTTGTCAAAAACGTCCTCCACGCTTTTGCCCAGTTCCGATTCGATGACGTTTTTGACCAAATCGTATGGGTCCGCGTCCACGTCGGCCTGGAGTTTTTTCAACTCTTCGGAGAGGGGTATCCCGGCGATGTCCGGCCGCACGGAGAGTATCTGGCCGAACTTGATGAACGTGGGCCCAAGCTCGATGAGGGCGAGGCGGATACGTTCCTCGGTGGAAAGGTTCAAAAGCTCCCTGGGGGAGCCTCGCTGCAGTATTTCGCGGGCGAAATCGAACTCCACCCGGTGGGCCCAGTCCGCCAGGCCGTAGCGCACCA
This region of Nitrospinota bacterium genomic DNA includes:
- a CDS encoding ankyrin repeat domain-containing protein, with translation MDEILIAAAILVSGAAWLFRSLGPGAKIRKLLGAAADGDMSTAREMMDKGTGINAKLQNGSSPLLAAVEHGKLEMARYLMMHGATPDITNLYGETPLMRAVTSDQPDMARELIAMGANPGAKNIYGETALLMAAEFGMDDIVRLLLDKGAAVDAPDDEGWTPLMGAALNSEERVAVDLLNKGANVNAQDELGITPLHAAAEGGDADMIRMLLANGANLRAKNIAGKTPHDIAVSKGNEEAARLLESAKG
- the rsmI gene encoding 16S rRNA (cytidine(1402)-2'-O)-methyltransferase, which gives rise to MKEENSAPGILYLVATPIGNLSDMTPRGVDTLKLADVVAAEDTRHSRILFERFGVSPKKLVSYHAHNVERRTPELERALQDGLSVALISDAGTPGISDPGYALVSAAVRIGARICPIPGASSPVMAVAASGFPSHRFVYEGFLPRKKGRKTIIESWKDEKRTVVFLESPHRIVKTLRDIAGYIGERMVCVAREMTKVHEEFIRGRVSQVADRIEKSGAARGEITVALAPERAGGRWEEQGLEEEGD
- the nth gene encoding endonuclease III, whose protein sequence is MKIKDLAVKVDAVLKKRYPDAKTSLDFSTPLELLVATILSAQCTDERVNMVTKTLFKKYRTAKDYAAAPIEKLEEDIRSTGFYKNKAKSLKACSGDIVEKHGGKVPSTMEELTSLHGVGRKTANVVLGAAFGVPGVVVDTHVGRVSQRLGIAKEKTPEKIEIELMDSVPKKDWTGFSLRMIHFGREFCQAKKPRCGECPIYDLCGWEGKK
- a CDS encoding phosphotransferase encodes the protein MAIGVRLSRAGRHIARYREIITVLVRYGLADWAHRVEFDFAREILQRGSPRELLNLSTEERIRLALIELGPTFIKFGQILSVRPDIAGIPLSEELKKLQADVDADPYDLVKNVIESELGKSVEDVFDKFEPKAVASGSIGQVHVAWLKTGEKVAVKVRHPGIEKMIATDMEILLDIASFLESYVEESRHFRPKETVAQFARTLTREMDFQREARNIANLADDLSGDPSVKIPKVYDDLTSSKTLVMEWLDGTFLSRPDELLKKGVDLQRIAEKVARIYLAMIFGTGFYHADPHPGNILVTEDGKVALLDFGMAGRLSARIREYIEELVPAVISGDSDRLVRIIVKIGSLPPDFDQSALGTELADFISYYGAIPVASLRLSDALNEAISIIHRRHIILPAEAVMLMKTLVTLEGTNRALEPKFSLVSLIKPYERSFGAAISSPLRKLNKARRMAESMRDFLEYVPPAMVDILERFRKETLEIHMEHRGLEHSANRLVFGILTAALFVGSSMVLSAGVPPKILGLSALGMLGYAVSLFMGLRILWAIMVSGRLE
- the polX gene encoding DNA polymerase/3'-5' exonuclease PolX, coding for MEKSAVAAMLSEIAVILDILGENPFKVKAHQSAARAIETLPGDLDEIMAGDHLTDIKGIGSHIAEKIKTFAAAGALPELEALRKKVPAGLFDILKIPGLGPKKAKALWDKLGVTTIRELEYACNENRLVELSGFGAKSQENIIKGIKNVTKFAGRRLAPEAFAAAGPVIEWVLKGPAVKRAQLAGSVRRGLETVKDIDIVASSQNPEKVMDRFVKAPGVAEIIGQGPTKSSIRLESGFQVDLRVVDDAQYPFALHHFTGSREHNTLMRSRAKAMGLKMNEYGVFRGEKLIACGDEEEIFAALKLAYIPPELREGIDEIDESEKGRIPKLVEPGDITGIFHAHTVASDGVDTLENMAAACKKMGSKYLGISEHSRTAAYAGGLSIDELEKQGDEIDEVNAKLSGFRVFKGVESDILNDGSLDYPDKVLAKLDFVIASVHSGFNMDEKKMTERIVRAIENPFTTMLGHPTGRLLLARDGYPVNMGKVIEACAKHDVIIELNANPHRLDIDWRVMKLAKDAGVKISVNPDAHRVSGLADVAWGVAAARKGWLEKGDVFNTMAPDKIEKELERRKK
- a CDS encoding amidophosphoribosyltransferase — its product is MALDKFKEECAVMAVYGHPEAANLAYLGLYSLQHRGQESAGIVSSDGIRHYAEIGMGLVSEIFDSSMIDNLKGTMAIGHNRYSTQGESEIKNAQPIYISYHSGPLALAHNGNLINAKSIREELERNGSIFRSTMDSEVIIHLIAMSRKQRLLDQVVDALSHVKGAYSLAIMSAGEIIAARDPHGFRPLVMGRLGQSYVFASETCAFDLIDAKFIREVEPGEVILVNEEGVFSHFPFQRQPRRHCIFEYIYFARPDSDVFGANVYAVRKRFGRALAVESPVDADYVIPVPDSGIGAALGFAKQSGIPFEKGIIRNHYVGRTFIEPAQSIRHFGVKIKLNPVRELIEGKRVILVDDSIVRGTTSRKLVRMVREAGAREVHMRISSPPTTHSCFYGIDTPARSDLIAATYGVEDIRKFLAADSLAYLSMEGMLNALKGRGEDFCKACFNGEYPVTTPAIEAQLMLLDETPEPRGIAG
- a CDS encoding PQQ-binding-like beta-propeller repeat protein, whose product is MGKCRVITACLVAAFLAGCSGGASQGSFTGDTGRKITSAGEAMYRGGSERNGVYNHTGLAKLNGLKWKFTAGSLLNKYTGSLWIYSSVAVADGIAYFGAGDGRMYAVDAQSGELKWSFKSSRMYGGWFVSSPAVADGVVYIGCGDGFLYALDAKSGAGLWKFDAEAEVASSPAVVDGVVYFGDYKGTMYAADARTGKINWRFDANGTVTSSPAVSGGVVFFGGRSSHVYALDAKSGKEIWRFKAGKDVDSSPAVAGGMVYFGAADKHIYGVDAATGKEVWKFNAGHNVYSSPAVFNGFVIAGSWDGYLYALDAATGAEKWKVKTKYRVDSAPTIAGGVVYFGSGDKHIYALELATGKELWRYQTGKEVRTSPAILDGMIITGSEDGSVYALN